Proteins encoded by one window of Streptomyces sp. ALI-76-A:
- the galE gene encoding UDP-glucose 4-epimerase GalE: protein MPETVLVTGGAGFIGSHTCVELLAHGYEVVVVDNHANSSPHALDRITKTAGRPLAAAYRVDVRDRQALARVFAAHQVDAVIHFAAHKAVGQSVALPVEYYDTNVGGTCALLSVMHEHAVRRLVFSSSCSVYGDARTMPLTERSPVAPTNPYARTKLMCERILEDVCAHLTDLKVLALRYFNPVGAHPGGLLGEDPRGVPDNVMPYVAQVAVGRREKLSVFGDDYPTPDGTGVRDYIHVMDVAEGHRVAVEHLDGHTGMRVFNLGTGTGTSVLQLVAAFGEASGRPLPYQVVGRRPGDVAELVADASAVAEAWGWTTTRDLAAMCRDAWRFQELNPHGYAR, encoded by the coding sequence TCCTGGTGACCGGTGGCGCAGGCTTCATCGGCAGCCACACCTGCGTCGAACTGCTCGCCCACGGCTACGAGGTCGTCGTCGTCGACAACCACGCCAACAGCTCCCCGCACGCCCTGGACCGCATCACCAAGACCGCGGGGCGGCCGCTCGCCGCCGCCTACCGGGTCGACGTGCGCGACCGGCAGGCCCTGGCGCGCGTGTTCGCAGCCCATCAGGTGGACGCGGTCATCCATTTCGCGGCCCACAAGGCGGTCGGGCAGTCGGTGGCACTGCCGGTCGAGTACTACGACACGAACGTGGGCGGCACCTGCGCACTGCTGTCGGTCATGCACGAGCACGCCGTCCGCCGGCTGGTCTTCTCCTCGTCGTGCTCCGTCTACGGCGACGCGCGGACGATGCCCCTGACCGAGCGGAGCCCCGTGGCCCCCACCAACCCCTACGCCCGCACCAAGCTGATGTGCGAGCGGATCCTGGAGGACGTCTGCGCCCACCTGACGGACCTGAAGGTGCTCGCCCTGCGCTACTTCAACCCGGTCGGAGCCCACCCCGGCGGCCTGCTCGGCGAGGACCCGCGGGGCGTCCCCGACAACGTCATGCCCTACGTCGCCCAGGTCGCCGTGGGCCGACGGGAGAAGCTGAGCGTCTTCGGGGACGACTACCCCACGCCGGACGGCACCGGAGTGCGGGACTACATCCACGTCATGGACGTCGCCGAGGGACACCGGGTGGCCGTCGAGCACCTGGACGGCCACACCGGCATGCGCGTGTTCAACCTGGGCACCGGCACCGGCACCTCCGTGCTCCAACTGGTCGCCGCCTTCGGCGAGGCGAGCGGCCGCCCCCTTCCCTACCAGGTCGTCGGCCGCAGACCCGGCGACGTCGCCGAACTCGTCGCCGACGCGAGCGCGGTGGCCGAGGCCTGGGGCTGGACCACCACACGTGACCTGGCCGCCATGTGCCGTGACGCCTGGCGGTTCCAGGAACTCAACCCTCACGGCTACGCCCGCTGA